One Drechmeria coniospora strain ARSEF 6962 chromosome 01, whole genome shotgun sequence genomic region harbors:
- a CDS encoding Retrieval of early ER protein Rer1, with protein MEAPEQEQTPFAAVTAHTSKLQRHYQALLDQSTPHVLYRWVGTGVTLVLFFIRILLLQGWYIVAYALGIYLLNLFLAFLQPKFDPSNDAIDTEMEDGAVGTLPTKSDEEFKPFIRRLPEFKFWYWATRAVTVSFFCTFFELFNVPVFWPVLVMYWLILFVLTMRKQIQHMVKYRYVPFTIGKKSYRKDNS; from the exons atggaagCGCCCGAGCAGGAACAGACCCCCTTCGCGGCCGTCACAGCCCACACGTCGAAGCTGCAGAGG CATTACCAGGCACTCCTCGACCAGTCGACCCCCCATGTGCTCTACCGATgggtcggcaccggcgtcaccctcgtcctcttcttcATTCGCATTCTCCTCTTGCAAGGATGGTACATCG TCGCCTACGCGCTCGGAATCTACCTGCTCaacctcttcctcgccttccTGCAACCCAAGTTTGACCCGTCCAacgacgccatcgacacggagatggaggatggcgccgtcggcaccctcCCCACCAAGAGCGACGAGGAGTTCAAGCCCTTCATCCGCCGCCTTCCCGAGTTCAAGTTCTGGTACTGGGCCACGAGggccgtcaccgtctccTTCTTCTGCACCTTTTTCGAGCTCTTCAACGTGCCCGTCTTCTGGCCCGTTCTGGTCATGTACTGGCTGATTCTCTTCGTCCTGACGA TGCGAAAGCAGATTCAGCACATGGTCAAGTACCGCTACGTGCCCTTCACCATCGGCAAGAAGAGCTACCGGAAGGACAACTCGTAA
- a CDS encoding glycosyltransferase family 90 protein, translating to MRRRQCISLLVIASFIFLAYSVLQLSKHGARHVVQSTPKEASEVQPATQVEWEDAPKVTGGPRPKPVPGTDSHPIEYIMKTARSDFEDVRKKQSKTLPEAVEEYRKRYGIPPPPHFDKWFDFAQRNKVQLVDEFDTIHHLITPFWGLKPKTIRARAKEALGYDNALIGVAIRNHKVSYINGGEEWQRHATESMMAKFIQYLPDMDLAFNIHDEPRVVVPHDDLSRLFTKARNENMPAAMANKNPVNDYSRTAPELHSGKMFQETKLTRFNVFAHQPTWTHSRVSCPPDSPARILDDERADDVSRYGVSDLGFVYNATAMSDICLTPSLGSTYGFFDRPNAYNVVHDLFPIFSQSKISSYNDLVYPSPWYWHQKVAYKENRDKAWADKQDRLYWRGSTTGGFSRNGGWRRQHRQNFVKKINAGDEAYVMVNKGSDGEKSAKWEVKKVPRGDYRNLIDVHFTHVGQCDPGDCDAQAQFFDLADHVNQQDAWGYKYLLDIDGNAFSGRFYAFLQSKSLTFKLSVFREWHSEWLKPWVHFVPLSLQGDDWLEAVRFFADGSRGNREAEEIAITSKEWANKVLRKEDMEVWFFRLLLE from the coding sequence ATGCGACGGCGACAGTGCATTTCCCTCCTTGTCATCGCCTCCTTCATCTTCCTCGCATATTCTGTACTCCAGCTGTCCAAACATGGCGCGAGGCACGTGGTCCAATCTACCCCGAAGGAAGCCAGTGAGGTACAGCCAGCGACACAAGTCGAGTGGGAGGATGCACCAAAGGTCACAGGTGGCCCGAGGCCGAAACCGGTCCCCGGAACGGACTCGCATCCGATTGAGTATATCATGAAAACCGCCCGGAGTGACTTTGAGGACGTCAGGAAGAAACAGTCCAAGACGTTGCCGGAGGCGGTTGAGGAGTACCGCAAGCGATACGGGATCCCTCCGCCGCCACACTTTGACAAGTGGTTCGACTTTGCCCAGAGGAACAAGGTACAGCTGGTGGACGAGTTCGATACCATTCATCACTTGATCACACCCTTCTGGGGCCTGAAGCCGAAGACGATACGCGCGAGGGCCAAGGAAGCGCTGGGATACGACAATGCCCTGATCGGAGTCGCCATACGGAATCACAAGGTTTCTTACATCAACGGCGGTGAGGAGTGGCAGCGCCATGCGACCGAGAGCATGATGGCCAAGTTCATCCAGTACCTGCCTGACATGGACTTGGCATTCAACATCCATGACGAACCacgcgtcgtcgtgccgcaCGACGATCTCTCTCGCCTCTTCACCAAGGCACGCAACGAGAATATGCCTGCAGCGATGGCCAACAAGAATCCCGTCAACGACTACTCGCGCACCGCGCCCGAGCTGCACAGCGGCAAGATGTTTCAGGAGACCAAGCTCACTCGATTCAATGTCTTCGCCCATCAGCCGACCTGGACGCACTCGCGGGTGTCGTGCCCGCCCGACAGCCCGGCGAGAATTCTCGACGATGAGCGAGCAGACGACGTGAGCCGATACGGTGTCAGCGATCTCGGTTTCGTCTACAATGCCACCGCCATGTCCGACATCTGCCTCACTCCCTCTCTCGGCTCGACATACGGCTTCTTTGACCGACCCAACGCTTACAACGTCGTCCACGATCTCTTTCCCATCTTTTCGCAATCCAAGATCTCGTCCTACAATGACCTCGTCTACCCGTCCCCCTGGTACTGGCACCAGAAGGTCGCCTACAAGGAGAACAGGGACAAAGCCTGGGCCGACAAGCAGGATCGCCTTTACTGGCGAGGTTCCACCACGGGCGGTTTCAGTCGCAACGGAGGCTGGAGGCGACAGCATCGGCAGAATTTCGTGAAGAAGATCAacgccggcgatgaagcCTATGTCATGGTCAACAAGGGCTCCGATGGCGAGAAGAGCGCCAAGTGGGAGGTCAAAAAGGTACCGCGCGGCGACTATCGCAACCTCATTGACGTTCACTTCACCCACGTCGGCCAATGCGATCCCGGCGACTGCGACGCGCAGGCCCAGTTTTTCGACCTCGCCGATCACGTAAACCAGCAGGACGCCTGGGGCTACAAGTACctcctcgacatcgacggcaacgccTTCTCCGGTCGCTTCTACGCCTTCCTCCAGAGTAAGAGCCTGACGTTTAAGCTCTCAGTCTTCCGTGAGTGGCACTCCGAATGGCTTAAGCCTTGGGTCCACTTTGTCCCTCTCAGCCTTCAGGGCGACGACTGGCTCGAGGCGGTGcgcttcttcgccgacggcagtCGAGGTAATCGAGAGGCCGAAGAGATCGCCATCACGAGCAAGGAGTGGGCCAACAAGGTGCTCCGCAAGGAGGACATGGAGGTCTGGTTCTTTCGCCTCCTGCTAGAGTGA
- a CDS encoding putative ribosomal protein S15a.e.c10, cytosolic, translating into MVRTSVLHDALNSINNAEKSGKRQVLIRPSSKVIVKFLQVMQRHGYIGEFEEVDDHRSGKIVVQLNGRLNKTGVISPRYNVRLADLEKWVVKLLPARQFGYVILTTSAGIMDHEEARRKHVAGKIIGFFY; encoded by the exons ATGGTTCGCACTTCGGTTCTCCACGACGCCCTCAACTCGATCAACAATGCCGAGAAGAGTGGCAAGCGCCAGGTCCTGATCCGACCTAGCTCCAAGGTCATTGTCAAGTTCCTCCAGGTCATGCAGCGCCACG GCTACATTGGCGAGTTcgaggaggtcgacgacCACCGCTCCGGCAAGATTGTCGTTCAGCTGAACGGCCGTCTCAACAAGACCGGTGTCATCTCTCCCCGCTACAACGTCCGTCTGGCCGATCTCGAGAAGTGGGTCGTCAAGCTGCTGCCCGCCCGTCAGTTCGGCTATGTCATTCTGACCACCTCGGCTGGTATCATGGACCACGAGGAGGCCCGCCGCAAGCACGTCGCCGGCAAGATCATTGGCTTCTTCTACTAG
- a CDS encoding 40S ribosomal protein S12 produces the protein MSDVEDNTVPEVSEEVEVSADAPKGQMTVLDALKGVLKLSLTHDGLARGLREASKALDRRQAHMCVLNENCEEEAYKKLVIALCDEHKIPLIKVQDGKQLGEWAGLCVLDREGNARKVVNCSCVVVKDWGEESQERSILLNYFQTSQ, from the exons ATG TCGGACGTAGAAGACAACACCGTTCCCGAGGTCTCCGAGGAGGTTGAGGTTTCCGCCGATGCCCCCAAGGGTCAGATGACCGTCTTGGACGCCCTCAAGGGTGTTCTGAAGCTGTCTCTGACGCACGATGGTCTTGCCCGTGGTCTCCGCGAGGCTTCCAAGgccctcgaccgccgccaGGCTCACATGTGCGTCCTGAACGAGAActgcgaggaggaggcctaCAAGAAGCTCGTCATCGCTCTCTGCGACGAGCACAAGATCCCCCTGATCAAGGTCCAGGACGGCAAGCAGCTCGGCGAGTGGGCCGGTCTCT GTGTCCTCGACCGTGAGGGTAACGCCCGCAAGGTCGTCAACTGCTCTTGCGTCGTTGTCAAGGACTGGGGTGAGGAGTCGCAGGAGCGCTCCATCCTCCTCAACTACTTCCAGACCTCGCAGTAA
- a CDS encoding putative peptidyl-prolyl cis-trans isomerase nima-interacting 4, with protein sequence MGKNDKKGSDKPAAKGKAGGDKEAGGGKSKGAQSINVRHILCEKHAKKEEALAKLNEGVKFDEVARTYSEDKARQGGSLGWKSKGSLDPTFEEVAFALEPSTTNSPKIGEAKTGFGYHIIMVEGRK encoded by the exons ATGGGTAAAAACGACAAGAAAGGCAGCGACAagccggcggccaagggcaaggccggcggcgacaaggaggccggcggcggtaAATCCAAGGGCGCGCAGTCCATCAACGTTCGCCATATTCTG TGTGAGAAGCATGCCAAAAAGGAGGAGGCTTTGGCCAAGCTCAACGAAGGCGTCAAGTTTGACGAGGTCGCTCGCACCTACTCCGAGGACAAGGCGAGGCAAG GGGGCTCTCTTGGGTGGAAGAGCAAGGGGAGCTTGGATCCCACGTTCGAGGAGGTTGCCTTTGCGCTCGAGCCAAGCACGACCAACAGCCCCAAGATTGGCGAGGCCAAAACGGGGTTCGGATATCACATTATCATG GTCGAGGGGCGCAAGTAG
- a CDS encoding pseudouridine synthase TruD/Pus7, with protein sequence MVRSYICDALDWEKTRDRYDAVLSRRRCTNPRAKSPQRIDKTQEQKRTEAQRKPEESHNSEPGPTEPVEVVPPKDIAVLTSLAGEKFAQDLVKLFQGTMGENDQEMTQVKSGPLDDKSKRGQIHGEIRRIFQSKIGTTTDDSGAIIALKSWKKKNKRKPRGTRAETDATPAGEYLHFTLYKDNRDTMDAVNQIARMLRARPQAVGYAGTKDRRASTSQRCSVRHANKRALAGTNGKIWGVATGNYEYRDEPIHLGQLRGNEFVITLKNCAIVGNGAENSVSERLETMKANVQKAMEHMAAHGWINYFGHQRFGTHQVGTHQIGQLILADKMEQAVLAVLSYDPEIAQKAADGLLPTEATKRDEYLRHQACMLYKTGQDPEKAVKLIPPRYSAETCVLRHLTRQGNGSQKDHSGALVHITRGLRSMYLHAYQSYVWNHTASRRWQQHGGTVIKGDLVIAEAGAVPPAGEENQDEDDDGIVHPIDDEDEAAVRARPLSEEEASSGRFTIHDVVLPTPGYDVIYPDNEIGEFYKEFMGRHENGGLDPTNMRRRRREFSLPGRYRKLMNRFLAPPTISFKLYSEDTEQMHPTDLDIVKATTRGNDSKRKRRDDEEGAEGVSGKRAKAEGATAEAVDECVKDEAAPVAEVGDGGEREAPEPEPTKIAAIVKFQLGSSAYATVTLRELMGDVPDADGTLSETAA encoded by the coding sequence ATGGTACGGTCGTACATTTGCGATGCATTGGACTGGGAGAAGACCCGAGACAGGTACGACGCCGTCCtgtcacgacgacgatgtACGAACCCTCGAGCTAAATCTCCCCAGCGGATCGACAAAACCCAGGAGCAGAAAAGGACGGAAGCGCAACGGAAGCCCGAAGAATCGCATAATTCCGAGCCAGGTCCGACCGAACCCGTAGAGGTGGTTCCTCCCAAAGACATTGCCGTTCTCAccagcctcgccggcgaAAAGTTTGCCCAAGACTTGGTGAAACTATTCCAAGGCACCATGGGCGAGAATGACCAGGAAATGACACAGGTCAAGTCCGGGCCGCTGGATGACAAGTCGAAGCGCGGCCAAATCCATGGCGAGATCCGTCGCATCTTCCAGTCCAAGATTGGAACCACCACCGACGACTCTGGTGCCATCATCGCCCTCAAGTCTTGGAAAAAGAAGAACAAGCGGAAACCAAGAGGTACGCGCGCCGAAACAGACGCAACGCCTGCGGGGGAATATCTCCACTTCACGCTCTACAAGGACAACCGCGACACCATGGATGCCGTCAACCAGATAGCGCGCATGCTTCGCGCGAGACCCCAAGCCGTCGGCTATGCCGGAACCAAGGACCGACGGGCTTCGACCTCGCAGAGATGTTCTGTTCGACACGCGAACAAGCGAGCCTTGGCGGGCACGAACGGAAAGATATGGGGCGTCGCGACCGGTAATTACGAGTACCGTGATGAACCCATTCACCTCGGCCAGCTCCGGGGCAACGAGTTCGTCATCACGCTCAAGAACTGCGCCATCGTGGGCAACGGTGCAGAGAATTCCGTCTCCGAGAGGCTCGAGACGATGAAGGCAAATGTTCAGAAGGCCATGGAGCACATGGCGGCCCATGGTTGGATAAACTACTTTGGCCATCAGCGCTTCGGCACCCACCAAGTCGGCACCCACCAGATCGGCCAGCTGATACTAGCCGACAAGATGGAGCAGGCCGTCTTGGCGGTCCTGAGCTACGACCCCGAGATTGCCCAGAAGGCAGCGGACGGCCTATTGCCCACAGAGGCGACGAAGAGGGACGAATACCTCCGACACCAGGCCTGCATGCTGTACAAGACGGGACAGGATCCTGAAAAGGCAGTCAAGCTGATCCCGCCCAGGTATTCTGCCGAGACCTGCGTCCTTCGCCACTTGACGAGGCAGGGAAACGGATCGCAAAAGGACCACTCCGGTGCGCTGGTGCACATCACGAGAGGCCTTCGGTCCATGTACCTCCACGCGTACCAGTCCTACGTCTGGAACCATACAGCGAGCCGGCGGTGGCAACAAcacggcggcaccgtcatcaAGGGTgacctcgtcatcgccgaagCCGGGGCCGTACCgcccgccggcgaggagaaccaggacgaggatgacgatggcaTTGTCCatcccatcgacgacgaagacgaggccgCAGTACGCGCGAGGCCCTTGAGTGAGGAAGAAGCCTCAAGCGGTCGCTTTACGATCCACGACGTCGTCCTACCCACCCCTGGGTACGACGTCATATACCCGGACAACGAAATCGGCGAGTTTTACAAGGAATTCATGGGCCGCCACGAGAACGGTGGGTTAGACCCGACAAACATGCGTCGCAGGCGTCGCGAGTTCAGCCTCCCCGGCCGCTATCGCAAGCTCATGAATCGCTTCCTCGCCCCGCCGACCATCAGCTTCAAGCTGTACTCGGAGGACACGGAACAGATGCACCCCACGGACCTCGACATTGTCAAGGCCACCACCAGGGGCAACGACAGCAAGCGCAAGCGCagggatgacgaggagggtGCCGAGGGCGTTTCTGGCAAGagggccaaggccgagggcgccacTGCAGAAGCGGTGGACGAGTGTGTCAAGGACGAGGCTGCACCGGTagccgaggtcggcgacggcggcgagagggaggCGCCTGAGCCTGAACCGACCAAgatcgccgccatcgtcaagtTCCAGCTCGGAAGCAGTGCCTACGCCACGGTCACGCTGAGAGAACTCATGGGTGATGTTCCCGACGCTGACGGGACATTGTCGGAAACAGCCGCGTGA
- a CDS encoding putative MAP kinase kinase gives MADSSPSHPQYAEPAPQHLQLSTSSSSAAPPSLASPNHIPLMSTSAPILRPAIPGSRGGGGRTPRLGLAIPPSPSAKPVGSQSMQPMLSRPAPPALHLATPLGSQTTPYEQQPRLQSAQPSQSTDGGSESSAAHSRSGSFGPLDGRTSNPTSAGSQYSALSFASQYGIPVSRAQGTPDPVSAVGSMYSERSESGVAMESDGNLQGLEAFDKLSLDRARNADVEELDDDGWRIASLEKRVVELGNLGEGAGGAVTKCMLKGGQTVFALKVITTNPDPDVKKQIVRELGFNKECASDHICRYYGAFVDPSTATISIAMEFCEGGSLDSIYKEVKRLGGRTGEKVLGKIAEGVLAGLTYLHTRRIIHRDIKPSNILLCRDGAVKLCDFGVSGDFGTKGEANTFIGTSYYMAPERITGQSYTITSDVWSTGVTLLEVAQHRFPFPADGTEMQPKAGLIDLLTYIVRQSVPKLKDEPDNDVYWSDNFKYFIECWYGEPPTPEPLLPFPPVHLPDGALTRLDSLEKQPNRRASPWKMMEHPWMVEMRSKRVNMVKYLSFVWGWEGVPPAA, from the exons atggctgACTCGTCCCCGTCCCATCCTCAATACGCCGAACCAGCACCTCAACAT CTGCAGCTctccacgtcgtcgtcgtcggcggcgccaccCTCCCTCGCAAGCCCGAACCACATCCCCCTCATGTCAACGTCTGCCCCCATACTCCGTCCGGCCATCCCTGGCTCCAGGGGTGGCGGTGGCCGGACGCCGAgactcggcctcgccatccctCCATCGCCCAGCGCGAAACCCGTCGGGAGCCAGTCGATGCAGCCGATGCTGTCGagaccggcgccgccggcgctgcaCCTGGCGACTCCCTTGGGCAGTCAAACAACCCCGTATGAGCAGCAGCCGAGGTTGCAGAGTGCCCAGCCGAGCCAATCCACCGACGGTGGCAGCGAGAGCAGCGCCGCTCACTCGAGATCCGGCAGCTTCGGGCCCCTCGATGGCCGCACCAGCAACCCGACCTCGGCCGGTTCCCAATACTCGGCTCTCTCCTTCGCCTCCCAGTACGGCATCCCGGTGTCGAGGGCCCAGGGGACCCCGGACCCCGTGTCGGCCGTCGGGTCCATGTACTCGGAGAGGAGCGAGAGCGGTGTTGCCATGGAGTCCGATGGCAACCTGCAAGGGTTGGAGGCTTTCGACAAGCTGAGCCTGGATCGAGCGAGgaacgccgacgtcgaggagctcgacgatgatggcTGGAGGATCGCGAGCCTCGAGAAGAGGGTCGTGGAGCTGGGCAACTTGGGCGAAGGCGCCGGAGGCGCCGTGACCAAGTGCATGCTCAAGGGCGGACAGACCGTCTTTGCCCTCAAG GTCATCACCACCAACCCGGACCCCGACGTCAAGAAGCAGATCGTCAGGGAGCTGGGCTTCAACAAGGAGTGCGCTTCCGATCACATCTGCCGCTACTACGGCGCTTTCGTCGACCCTTCCACCGCCACAATCTCCATCGCCATGGAATTCTGCGAAGGCGGCTCCCTCGACAGCATCTACAAGGAAGTCAAgaggctcggcggccgaacGGGCGAAAAGGTGCTGGGGAAGATCGCCGAGGGCGTGCTTGCTGGCTTGACCTACCTGCACACGCGCCGCATCATCCACCGAGACATCAAGCCATCCAACATCCTGCTCTGCCGAGACGGAGCCGTCAAGCTGTGCGACTTTGGCGTCTCCGGCGACTTCGGCACCAAGGGCGAGGCAAACACCTTCATCGGCACCAGCTACTACATGGCGCCCGAGCGCATCACGGGACAGTCGTACACCATCACCTCCGACGTCTGGTCCACTGGCGTCACCTTGCTCGAGGTGGCCCAGCACCGCTTCCCCTttccggccgacggcaccgagaTGCAGCCCAAGGCCGGCCTCATCGACCTGTTGACGTACATCGTCCGACAGTCGGTGCCGAAGCTCAAGGATGAGCCTGACAATGACGTGTACTGGAGCGACAACTTCAAATACTTCATCGAGTGCTGGTACGGCGAACCCCCTACCCCCGAacccctcctccccttcccACCCGTCCACCTGCCGGACGGTGCGCTGACACGCTTGGACAGCTTGGAGAAGCAACCCAACCGTAGGGCGAGTCCCTGGAAGATGATGGAGCACCCGTGGATGGTGGAGATGCGCTCCAAGCGCGTCAACATGGTCAAGTATCTGTCCTTTGTGTGGGGATGGGAAGGAGTGCCTCCTGCGGCATGA